The following proteins are co-located in the Leptodactylus fuscus isolate aLepFus1 chromosome 8, aLepFus1.hap2, whole genome shotgun sequence genome:
- the LOC142217478 gene encoding sulfotransferase 1 family member D1-like, protein MVSRPPIKVVSGMPILGPFAENWENVQRFQAREEDIVIVTYPKSGTTWMSEIVDLMIHNGDVTKTQRGAIFERVPFLEYAVRDMPSGTEALDARESPRVIKCHLPVHLLPSSFWEKKSKIIYVARNPKDVLVSYYHFYRMATVHPDPGTFDEFLQLFIEGKIAFGPWSDHVKDWWKIRQQRDILYLFFEDMLEEPMREIKKVMKFIGKDLPEDVLEKIQQRTTFKTMKENHMANYSTIPTHVMDHSISPFMRKGICGDWKSHLTVAQNELFDEYYKTAMSDTDLTFRFD, encoded by the exons ATGGTTAGCCGTCCTCCAATAAAGGTGGTGAGTGGGATGCCCATTCTGGGACCCTTTGCGGAAAATTGGGAGAATGTTCAGCGTTTCCAGGCCAGAGAAGAGGACATTGTGATAGTTACCTACCCAAAATCTG GTACCACATGGATGAGCGAGATTGTGGACTTAATGATACATAATGGAGATGTTACAAAAACCCAACGTGGAGCTATATTTGAGCGGGTGCCCTTTTTGGAGTATGCAGTACGTGACATGCCTTCAG GAACTGAGGCCCTTGATGCAAGAGAGTCTCCACGTGTGATCAAATGTCACTTACCTGTGCACCTCCTGCCAAGCAGCTTCTGGGAAAAGAAAAGCAAG ATCATTTATGTGGCCCGAAATCCTAAGGATGTATTGGTGTCATATTATCATTTCTACCGCATGGCCACTGTGCACCCAGATCCGGGAACTTTTGACGAATTTCTACAATTGTTCATAGAAGGAAAAA TTGCCTTTGGACCATGGAGCGATCACGTGAAGGACTGGTGGAAGATCAGACAACAGAGAGACATCCTCTACCTCTTCTTTGAAGACATGTTAGAG GAACCGATGAGGGAGATCAAGAAGGTGATGAAGTTCATAGGGAAGGATCTACCGGAAGATGTTCTGGAGAAGATCCAACAACGCACAACCTTTAAGACCATGAAAGAAAATCACATGGCCAACTACAGCACCATCCCCACACATGTCATGGACCACTCCATCTCGCCCTTCATGAGGAAAG GAATATGCGGAGACTGGAAGAGTCATCTCACAGTGGCTCAGAATGAATTATTTGATGAATATTATAAGACGGCGATGTCAGACACCGACCTGACCTTCCGATTCGATTAA